From Campylobacter concisus, a single genomic window includes:
- a CDS encoding ribonucleoside-diphosphate reductase subunit alpha: MKVIKRNGRTEELDISKIKKYTNEAVLGLSNVSLSELEVDAKIQFRDMITTEEIQQTLIKTAVDKIDIDRPNWTFVAARLFLYDLYHKVSGFNGYNHLKDYLVKGEKVGRIIPGLKEKYDLEDLNAYIKPERDLQFAYLGIKTLYDRYLIKDKSGMPIELPQHMFMAIAMFLAQNELDSQGWAKKFYDLISKFEVMLATPTLSNARTTRHQLSSCYVGSTPDNIEGIFDSYKEMALLSKFGGGIGWDWSKVRAMGGSIDGHKNAAGGIIPFLKVTNDIAVAVDQLGTRKGAIAVYIEPWHMDVSDFLDLRKNSGEERRRAHELFPALWINDLFMKRVKENGRWSLFDPAQVSDLCDLYGEEFEKRYLEYENDENIQKNTILAKELWKKILTSYFETGMPFLCFKDNANKANPNDHEGIIRSSNLCTEIFQNTAPNYYKIKITYEDGGEELFDEEEDVTVDSGITKKAKKLSALDSLKGKQIFIVEKESIEGKTAVCNLASINLSKINSKEDIERVVPIAIRMLDNVIDLNFYPHKKVKHTNLASRSIGLGVMGEAQMLAEKNVKWGSYEHLALIDSIMENISYNAIYASSNLAVEKGVYPKFEGSKWSKGIMPIDTANESAKALLNDKGGLFDENICDWDKLREKVKRDGMRNGYLMAIAPTSSISILVGTTQTIEPVYKRKWFEHNLSGMIPNVVPNLSPDTWQFYTPAYELDQRILIKAGAIRQKWIDQGQSLNIFMSLDKASGGYLSEIYTLAWELGLKSTYYLRSESPDSEKLNDVADRSIECEGCQ; the protein is encoded by the coding sequence TTGAAAGTTATAAAACGTAATGGCAGAACAGAAGAGCTTGATATAAGTAAGATTAAAAAATACACAAACGAAGCGGTCCTTGGACTAAGCAACGTAAGCCTTAGCGAGCTTGAAGTAGATGCGAAAATCCAGTTTAGAGATATGATAACGACTGAGGAAATTCAGCAAACTCTTATAAAAACAGCAGTTGATAAGATCGACATCGACCGCCCAAACTGGACATTTGTTGCTGCAAGGCTATTTTTATACGACCTTTATCACAAAGTATCTGGCTTTAACGGCTACAACCACCTAAAAGACTATCTCGTAAAGGGCGAAAAAGTAGGCCGTATCATCCCTGGACTAAAAGAGAAGTATGATCTTGAGGATCTAAACGCCTACATTAAGCCCGAGCGCGACCTTCAGTTTGCATACCTTGGTATCAAGACGCTTTATGATCGCTATCTTATCAAAGATAAGAGCGGCATGCCGATCGAACTGCCACAGCACATGTTTATGGCGATCGCGATGTTTCTTGCGCAAAACGAGCTAGATAGCCAAGGCTGGGCCAAGAAATTTTATGACCTTATCTCTAAATTTGAAGTGATGCTAGCCACGCCAACACTCTCAAACGCAAGGACTACACGCCACCAGCTAAGCAGCTGTTACGTAGGCAGTACGCCTGATAATATCGAAGGAATTTTTGATAGCTACAAAGAGATGGCGCTACTTTCAAAATTTGGCGGCGGTATCGGCTGGGACTGGAGCAAGGTGCGTGCGATGGGTGGCAGTATTGACGGACACAAAAACGCAGCTGGCGGTATCATTCCATTTTTAAAAGTGACAAATGACATCGCAGTGGCGGTCGATCAGCTAGGCACTAGAAAGGGTGCGATCGCTGTTTATATCGAGCCTTGGCATATGGACGTGAGCGATTTTCTCGATCTTCGTAAAAACTCAGGCGAAGAAAGACGTCGTGCACACGAGCTTTTCCCTGCGCTTTGGATAAACGACCTATTTATGAAGCGTGTTAAAGAAAATGGCCGCTGGAGCCTCTTTGACCCAGCTCAAGTAAGCGATCTTTGCGACCTTTATGGTGAGGAGTTTGAGAAGAGATATTTAGAGTATGAAAACGACGAAAATATCCAGAAAAACACCATCCTTGCAAAAGAGCTTTGGAAGAAAATTTTAACTAGCTATTTTGAAACTGGCATGCCATTTTTGTGCTTTAAAGACAATGCCAACAAAGCAAATCCAAATGACCACGAGGGCATCATCAGAAGCTCAAATTTATGCACCGAAATTTTCCAAAACACAGCGCCAAACTACTATAAGATCAAGATCACTTATGAAGATGGCGGTGAGGAGCTATTTGACGAAGAAGAAGACGTCACTGTAGATAGTGGCATAACTAAAAAAGCCAAAAAGCTTAGTGCGCTTGATAGCCTAAAAGGCAAGCAAATTTTCATCGTAGAAAAAGAGAGCATCGAGGGCAAAACTGCAGTTTGCAACCTTGCAAGTATAAATTTAAGTAAGATAAATAGCAAAGAGGACATCGAGCGTGTCGTGCCGATAGCCATTAGGATGCTTGATAATGTTATAGATCTCAATTTCTACCCACACAAAAAGGTAAAGCACACAAACCTAGCTTCTCGCTCGATCGGCCTTGGTGTCATGGGTGAGGCGCAAATGCTAGCCGAGAAAAACGTAAAATGGGGCAGCTATGAGCATTTGGCGCTGATAGACAGCATAATGGAAAACATAAGCTACAACGCGATCTACGCTAGTTCAAATTTAGCCGTAGAAAAGGGCGTCTATCCAAAATTTGAAGGCTCAAAATGGAGTAAAGGCATCATGCCGATAGACACTGCAAACGAGAGTGCAAAAGCTCTTTTAAACGACAAAGGCGGGCTATTTGACGAAAATATCTGCGACTGGGACAAGCTAAGAGAAAAGGTTAAGCGTGATGGTATGAGAAACGGCTACCTAATGGCGATTGCTCCAACTAGCTCGATCTCGATCCTCGTTGGCACCACTCAGACCATCGAGCCAGTCTATAAACGCAAGTGGTTTGAGCACAACCTAAGCGGCATGATCCCAAATGTCGTGCCAAATTTGAGCCCTGACACTTGGCAGTTTTACACACCAGCTTACGAGCTTGATCAAAGAATTCTTATAAAAGCAGGCGCTATTCGCCAAAAGTGGATCGACCAAGGTCAAAGCTTAAATATCTTCATGAGCTTAGATAAAGCAAGCGGCGGATATCTAAGTGAAATTTACACGCTTGCGTGGGAGCTCGGACTAAAATCAACCTACTATCTACGCTCTGAAAGTCCAGATAGCGAAAAACTAAACGACGTGGCTGACCGCTCGATCGAATGCGAAGGTTGTCAGTAA